The Huiozyma naganishii CBS 8797 chromosome 3, complete genome genome contains a region encoding:
- the YPT52 gene encoding Rab family GTPase YPT52 (similar to Saccharomyces cerevisiae YPT52 (YKR014C); ancestral locus Anc_1.289) gives MLQFKLVLLGDSSVGKSSIVHRFVKDTFDELRESTIGAAFLSQTIKVESEDQQEVVIKFEIWDTAGQERYKSLAPMYYRNANAALVVYDVTQEDSLNKAKAWVEELKNKVGDEDLVIFLVGNKVDLCEGSDNEDKRAVAATLAKQYAEDQGLMFDEVSAKTGHGVKEVFQAIGQRLYDTKKEELATRQRGNGNDGQVDINVPRPSTNDTTGCCS, from the coding sequence ATGTTACAATTCAAACTGGTACTACTGGGTGACTCGTCCGTTGGTAAGTCCTCTATAGTGCACCGTTTTGTGAAGGATACATTTGACGAGCTGCGGGAGTCGACGATTGGTGCGGCGTTTCTGTCGCAGACTATAAAAGTGGAGAGTGAGGACCAACAGGAGGTGGTTATcaagtttgaaatttgGGACACGGCAGGGCAAGAGAGGTACAAATCTTTGGCCCCCATGTACTATAGAAACGCAAATGCTGCTCTGGTTGTCTACGACGTTACACAGGAGGATTCGCTGAATAAGGCTAAGGCGTGGGtggaggagttgaagaatAAAGTGGGCGATGAGGATCTGGTCATTTTTCTCGTCGGTAACAAAGTTGATCTCTGCGAGGGGAGCGACAACGAGGATAAGAGGGCCGTCGCTGCGACTCTGGCCAAGCAGTACGCGGAGGATCAAGGGTTGATGTTCGATGAGGTCAGTGCTAAGACGGGACACGGCGTGAAAGAGGTGTTCCAAGCAATTGGACAGAGATTGTACGATACTAAGAAAGAGGAACTGGCGACGAGGCAGAGGGGGAATGGTAACGACGGCCAAGTCGACATCAATGTCCCAAGACCATCGACAAACGACACCACGGGCTGTTGTAGCTGA